GACCCGAAGGTACTCCGGTCTCGGTGCTTGGACAAGGAGGGCAATTCTATTGTCAAAACCTTAATCTTAACAGGGGTAAAGCGAAATGCTACATTTAGACGCAGAATCGGGGAGGAAAGGCGCATAGGCAAGAAACACAAACGATCGAAAGATAGATGGCCTACTCCGCACGCTTATCTCGTTGGGCGCACGAGTTTACTCCACTTGTATTTGAGCAATCCTGTGCCATCAGAAAACATGGTCACATGTATGCAAAACTCGAGAGTGGTCGTGAACGAAATAAAGATCCAGTGTGATACGAATGAAAAAGCGGTAGAGGAAGCAGACAAGGCTGATGTGGAATGGCTGATACGTAGTCCTATTTGCAGAAGACCTGAATCACGGGTTATATTTGTGTCTATTGGTTAAGCACCATTCGTTCCAGATAATGGCTGGGTATTCGTAACGAGGAGCCCTTGGGAGCTTTCCAGATCTTGAATTTcgctattttttatttcaaaCGTAAGATAAAGAAAATCCCATCGTGACACTTAAACCTCCGCGATTTCCCTGAGACGACGGATGGTGGAGCGGGTGGCAGCGGCGGCGGGGGTGCTGTAGCACAATGATCGATCAGTATTCGTCCCACATACTTCTTCACCACACGGTACACAGCCCAGTACGAACTGCTCCCGTGGCcattgaaaaaaaaaaagatgtggCTCGACTTACGAGACGGTGTAGGCACCACCGGCGACGGTCTTCTTGCAACCCTTGCACTCCCAGATACCAACAGCCTGGCGCTTGACGGTGTTCTTACCGCAGAAGGTGCAGACGTAGCGGGCGTGCTGGGAcacttccatcttcttcacctgcTTACGCAGGGAGGCACCGTATCTGTTAAATCATGTCGTCAATACATTGTCCAATTCGTCGAAAGCTCGATTTCGAATCCTTCATTTAATCGTGCGGAATAGGAACGCGATCGGCTTCATATCGATTTCTAGGCGAAAGGGCGCAAGAGCATACCTGGTACCATATTTACCCGTGATACCGACCTCTGGAATAGTATGTTAGTCTCGATTTATTTTCCAGTTATCTATTAGGCGTATTTCTCTAGGATAGAGCACTTACTCTTAGTGCGCTTGGTCATCTTGTCTCCGTGCAGCTGTTGAGGTCGAAGATGGATACAGTGCGGTAAGTCGAAATCGAGACTGAGGCTTTCAAGTGGAAGCGGTTGTGGGTGTCCAGGCTCGCTTAGGGTTCAAGTCTTGGCTTTATCACGTGATGAACATCTTTGCGAACTATGAACAATTCACAGGGCAAACCTCCACCAGTAACTACTAAGGAAAACGaatagattttctaaataCTACCTTATATTGAgacaaaagataaaaatgaGAAGTATGTCTCCACTGAAAGTCATTCTGAGCTCAAAGCATTCATAGACTCTCTCAATTCCAATTTTCGTGCCAATTTTCTACATTTTCTATCTTATCTAAATTTTGCACCAAAATCCGCTAGTCTGGCCCGCATGACATAAGAGGGGATTCAACGCAACCAAATGTCCTCGCACATTAGTAGTAGTCACTGGACCCTTGCCACATTATGTTATCAAGTCAATACTGATACCTGTGTGATGCTATGCATGTATGCCTTTTTAATTGAGCACTGGATATAAAGGCTGTACAATATTCTTCATCATAAGACTATCCCGTACTTAATACTGCCGAACAATTCTTCGCCGCCCTAGTCACATGAACGTGAAATGACCCCATTCTACTTTTGGTTAGTCTCACGGCCGAGGCGATCATTTCACGTCACTGGGCAACTATGCTTAAGCTATGTGTATCTACGCGACTACTAGTAGATCCTGTGTCCTTAATTGTTTGAAGAATACATACTTTATCTAATTGTCTGTGTAATCCATCCAATCTCAATTACCGGTGCATTCTCCCTACCTCTGACAATGGAGTCTAAGAGGGAGTTCGACCTGATCCTTCTGGGCCCGACTGGTTACACGGGTCGACTTTGTGCAGAGCACATTGTTAAGAACTTTCCCACGGGCCTAAAATGGGCTCTAGCAGGGCGTTCGCTCCAGAAGGTTGGAGATGTTGCCAAAGAACTCAAGAATCTGAACCCCGATCGCGTCGAACCAGGTACTACATGAATCTGTACTACCGTGAGAACAGCGAACATTGTTGACCTCCTATTAGAGATTCTGGCTGTGCAGCTCAATCGGGAGGAATTGCACTCACTGGCTCAGAAATGCCGTGTACTTCTTAACTGCGTTGGGCCATATCACCTGTACTCCACTCCTGTAGTCGAAGCTTGCGCTAGCAACGGAACACATTATCTTGATGTGTAAGTAAATCATTACAGTCAGGCGCTGGACGCTATGGCTAATCTGTGTAGCACTGGAGAAACGCCCTGGATCAAAAGTATCATTGAAAAATACCATGAAACTGCCAAGTCTAATGGTGCTATAGTGCGTGTCATCTCCTTATTCCCTGTTCTCATATATTGATTCCCTGACTGTTATAGATAATTCCCTCTGTTGGCGTCGAGAGTGCACCTGCAGATATGTTGTCTTGGGCCCTTGTTAAGCGTATACGTGAGGAACTTTCCTGCGACACTAAGGAAGTTACGTGCGCAATAGATGAACTGAAGTATGTCAGCCGCTCTTTGACCACTTTACCGAATACATAGTGCTAATTATGTTCCAGGTCCTCCGGTGCAAGTGGTGGTACTCTCGCCACAATCATGACTATGTTTGATACCCTCTCATTGTTCGATATACTCAAAGCAGCAGACCCGTTTGCGCTGGCCGCATCCTCGCCACCCAAGTCTATCCCCAGCGAACCACTCGCGGAAAAGGTGCTGGGAGTCCGCTCAGTCCGTGATATGGGCACTCTCACCACTGCTCCAACAGCAATCGCCGACATTACTATCGTGCATCGGAGTAGTACACTGATGCCAGAGTTCTACGGGCGTCGGTTCCATTTCAGACAGTTTCTTAGGGTGAGGAACGTGCTCATTGGTGTCGCACTTCATTTTGCCTTCGTCACCGGCTTGTTGCTTTTGCTCCTGCCCCCGGTTCGGTGGCTCttgaagaaatatatctatgCGCCCGGTAGTGGACCCCGCATGGAGGACTCAGTCAATGAC
The sequence above is a segment of the Aspergillus flavus chromosome 4, complete sequence genome. Coding sequences within it:
- a CDS encoding 60S ribosomal protein eL43 (60S ribosomal protein L43), translating into MTKRTKKVGITGKYGTRYGASLRKQVKKMEVSQHARYVCTFCGKNTVKRQAVGIWECKGCKKTVAGGAYTVSTPAAAATRSTIRRLREIAEV
- a CDS encoding Saccharopine dehydrogenase-domain-containing protein, giving the protein MESKREFDLILLGPTGYTGRLCAEHIVKNFPTGLKWALAGRSLQKVGDVAKELKNLNPDRVEPANIVDLLLEILAVQLNREELHSLAQKCRVLLNCVGPYHLYSTPVVEACASNGTHYLDVQALDAMANLCSTGETPWIKSIIEKYHETAKSNGAIIIPSVGVESAPADMLSWALVKRIREELSCDTKEVTCAIDELKSSGASGGTLATIMTMFDTLSLFDILKAADPFALAASSPPKSIPSEPLAEKVLGVRSVRDMGTLTTAPTAIADITIVHRSSTLMPEFYGRRFHFRQFLRVRNVLIGVALHFAFVTGLLLLLLPPVRWLLKKYIYAPGSGPRMEDSVNDRLVYRAVATADQDTPHPKRALGKLKYDGTMYVFTGLLLAEAAMTILENEEKVKKVSRCGLVTPATLGQEFIDRLEKVGCQIETEVFNY